Genomic segment of Vibrio azureus:
CCATCTCGGCGATATCATGCTCACAAACTACATAGTCAATATCATCAAAGCTAGATGTATAGACTGCTTTTACAGCGAATTCAGTGTGATGACCGTCTTCTCCATATAACTCGACAACATAAGGGTAATAATCTGTTTTAAGCTCTCTATTTTTAAAACCATAAGAAATGGTCGTCCCTGCACCATGCCCTAACAAGCGCATCTGCCCTAAAGGTGCGTTGGCCATCTCTTGCCAATCGCCTTGTGCATTTTGAAAACGTGTTTCAAAGTAATAATCATAAGTTGCACCATTTTCAATCCCATAATAGCGATTAAATTCAGCGACTTTAACCCTCTGATAAGGTGGAATAATTAAGTTTTCATCCATCAATCGATACTGGTAGCCTTTTTCAACTGGAGCGGTGGTGTCGACCAAAACCTGAACGGTGATAGGTTTATTGGTTCTATTTGTGTAATACACAGAAGTGGCAAAAGCTTGAAACGTGAGTATCCACAACACGGTGGATATAATTATTGATTTAATCATTATTATCCTCTTTACATTTTTTTAACATACTTCCATTTTTCAATAAAGCTTCAGCACAAAAGTTAATCAATTTAACCGGATTAAAAGTGTGAGATTCGATTGAATTGTGTTCTTTTTATTAGAAAAATGTAACGTTAATTTGTTTTGTTATTAAATGTAATAACAATAAAATCAATTAATTACGGTAAGCCACGCAAACAAAAACCAACTTATACTCAAGTGACCTCAGATGCTTGATTCAGAGCTCAGAGCATCTCGCTGAACACAGCATCTAGGGGCACCTAGGTATAAATTAAGAAAACATTGGTCTCGAGTGGCATTGTGTTCATGGCCGAATCAAATAGCGTAACTGTTCAATAATGACTTTACCAACCCCTGTTTCATCAAAAACTCCACACATACTGACACGATCTTCTTTAACCACTAAATCACATACGAACTGACCATCAAATCGGTTAGGCTTATTCAGGGGTATACTTAAATTAAGTGCCGTTTTTTTTACCTTTCGATTTTCTAACTTCATTTCATAACCAATAATGTTTAGCTCTAATGACTCTTTAGGGAAGAGCACATCATAACTTTGCTCCCAATCAATGACGGAGTCTTGCCAAGTCAGGTTGGCTACTTGCTCAATATAATTACAAGGCTGCTCTGAATATAATTGGCAATCTGGATCAGCAGGTTCAAAGCAACTCGTCCAACGATAAGTATTAGCGCAACTCTCCAGCACATCTCGGTACATTTGTTCTGTTAAGGCACACGTTTGTGCAATATCCCAATATTGGCACTGTTCTGAGTGAGTAAAAGCCATAAATCGATGCCATTTTTTGATGGCCAATCTTGCAGGGCGATAGTCTTTAAATGCTTGCCAATACTCCATTCCTTCTGGTATCAAATAAGTGGATGTTTGATAACTAATGATATTGTGACGTTGGCTAGTGCTTGTTTCAAATTCTCTTAATTTTTCAGCGAAATTCAATAGATTCGTATCAGATAGAACCATTAGGTCTCCGGAAACATGGGCCTTGATCTTAATCTCATAATCTTGCTGATACTGGCGATATTGCTCTAATACTTCAGTATCGGCTGAACCGGAGATCAACATCATATAGCTGGCTGAAATTTTCGCAGCGGTCTCAGCAACATCCTTCTTTTGTTGAGTCTTTGATTTTACCTGCAATAGTAGAGAAAGCTCACGTCCATATTGAATACCATCGACTAATACATCACCGCATATATTCCTAAAATTTGTCTTACTGATGTTCGTATTCGCTTGCAAGAGCGCCAAAGCTCTAGGGTCTATTGTTGGCCAAGCGTCATTAATTAACGTGTAGGTTTTCTCTTGGATCACAAAAGCCACAGTGTTGTTTTGCTCTAGATTTTGAAAGCTATTCGACATATCTCGCTTGAATTGAGTGGAGGCCGAAAAATTGCCGTAACTTCCTTCAGCGTTAATAGAAAGATCAGCTGAGAAGAACTCTTCCACTTCTGACTTACTTGATACCACTCGTCCTTCAACATAGCGGCTTAGATTATCGACTCTTTGGAAGCTTTGGTCACTCAAACACCGATTTCTTGTCGGTCGCTCAGTGACTAAATTAAACCCATACCCTAATTGATTACCATTTAGCCGTTTATTTGAGCCATTTAAAGCATTGATTTCTGATGGGTTTAGCGGTTGATATTGTGCTTTTTTCCATAAACTATTGACGAATGCTGGTTCCAACATTGCGCAGACCGCTTGATTGACAAAAGCAATACATAAGCAAAACATCACTAATAATTTCATTATTTTTATATCCTTACCTTAGAAGACAAGTGATATTTAATGCGATAGTTCACTTTTATTCACACTTAAAGTAAACAAAATGTGATCAATGTGTAACCAAACCCCATGGTGAAATTTCTATATTTAGTGACATAGAGCAAATATTAACAAAAGAGACATTACGGAATATCATTTTATTTAACGTAGATCACAGTATATACATTCCGTAAAATTAGACTACCTTCCTGCCATCAAGTGGCTCTCAAATAATAATTAGGACTCCATTATGAAAAAAAGTGTTTTTGCTATCGCCCTTGGTAGCATCTTGAGCCTTAGTGCTGCTCCTCATCTTTTTGCCAGCCAAGAGCCAACAGCTCACTCCTCTGTCAGCTATGCGCAACTGGTGACAAAACGCCAAGTCGTTGATCAGCTTTTGAATGACGCCGTGACCGCTTTTAAATCACCGGCTCGTATTTCACATGCAGGATTTACAGCAAAAATGCCAAGTAATATGGAGATTGTCACTCATCGCTTATTAGAAGCCTATCAGTTGGAACCTTACCGTACTGATCTGTTAATTTCTGCGGCCAACGCTGAAATTTATAACAAGAACGTAGATAGAGCGATTGAATTATTTGAACAAGCTTTAACCGTGGCGCCTGATGATGTGGATTTACACGCTTACCTTGCTGTTTGGCAACGTTTCAAGGGAGATAAACCAAAGTCACAACAGCACATGGCAACTCTAACTAAGCTAAATCCAGGCAAAGCAGCGGATATCGAAAAGATGTTTGCTACTATCGATCGAGTACTTGCCACGCCTTTAAAAGAAAAGCCACAGACCAATAAGTTAGATAATAAAGGGGCCATTGTTACTCTTGGCTACGCTTTAAACCCTGATGGCTCAATGCATGATATCTTGATTGCACGCCTGCAAACGACACTTGAAATGGCCAAGGCAGCGCCTGACGCAATTATTATACTAACTGGTGGTGTACCTAAGAATCATAAAACCGAAGGTAAATTAATGGCAGACTGGTTAATCGAACATGGAGTCAACAAAGATCGTATTATCGAGGAAAACTACGCCACCAGTACTGTCGGAAATGCACTGTACAGCAGCTATGCATTAGCACGCCACGGTATCAAACATGCAACAATCATCAGCTCTGCCAGTCATGTTCGTCGTGGACAAACTCTATTTGAAATTGCCAGTTGGCAAACAGGCCCACAAGGGATCACATTTGATACGGTGAGCTACCCTGACAGACCTTTACATGAATTGCAAAATGCCAGCGAAAATGAATTACTTGGTATTTACCGTGATGCATTGAGAACTTATGGGATGTGGAGTTACCGTTCTTATCCACTCGAATCTCGCTAACAAAGATTCCGATCATTTAGAACTTTCACTATTCCATTTTTATATAGCCTCAAGATGCCTTATTCAGAGCATTTTGAGGTTATTTGGGAATAATACATTTATTTTATAAATATCACATTCTTGCTCTTTCAAATAAAAAATAAAATTAATATACTTCTCACTCTTTAATTACAAAATCCAAAACTAATATGTCAACTTTAGGCCATATCAATGCTGTTTTAGCGGGTAAAGCACTTCCCTATGCCCATCAGTCACTCAGCGCAATCAATAAGAAAATACTCTCTGGCCGTCACTATGTTTCGACGCTTGGGTTACTGCAAGATGAACAAGGCGATCCTCGCTTTCATGGAGGCCTACAAAAAGCGCTTCATATCTATCCCAGTGAACACTATGCGTTTTGGCAACAAATACTTGGTCCGTTACCCGTCATTAAAACCGTGGGGGCATTTGGGGAGAATTTAAGTTCGTCAGGAGTCACTGAATCCACCATTTGCCTCAATGACAAAATTCGTATTGGTTCAACTTTACTGGAAGTCTCTCAAGGGCGCATGCCCTGCTGGAAACTGAATGTAAGATTTGACCAACATGATATGGCCAAAAAACTGCAAGATACCCTAAAAACAGGGTGGTACTTCAGGGTACTCGAAGAAGGTGAGATTGGTGTTGGTGATGAGATTATCTTGTGTGAGAGACTCTATCCTGAATGGTCAATTGCAACGATCATGCGTATCGTTTTTGAAGGCAGCCTTGACCGCCAGAAACTAGAGCAACTACTGAGCCTCCCACTGGTTGACTCTTGGCGTAAAGTTGTCGAGCAACGTTTGCACTCTGGCCAACTTGAAGATTGGAGCCCACGCCTAATCGGACCTACGGCATAAAACTCAATGTTCTTCAAAGTTGTAACAACCAGAGTGATTTGGCCATAAAGAGCGCAGTAAAATTTGTGTCATCACTCGCAAAATTAATCACTCATTAAAAATACTTCACGTAATAGTTTTACGTTTTTTTATATTTTATAAATAGCTTTTTCATAATCATAGAATAACAACACTATCATCAGCTGAATTTCTATGACATATCCCTTGATAAATAAGGTTGTTTGAAGGGCCAGATTCACATTAGTGCAATAAAAATAGAGCTAAAATTAGCTTATACCCAAGTAGCGTTAAGCTAATTAGTTACCTGTCCCCAAGTATTTTCAAGAAACTTGGAGATCAATAACGGTTTTTAGTCACTAAGTAGTAGGAGGTTGTTATGGAAAAGTATTGCCCAATATGTCAAACAGAAATGATTGATCGCAGTAATTACTTCATCTGCCCAAGAAACAATATTGGTGAATGTATTTATGATGGCTACGAAGATAAAAATATAGAATACCAATATAATGCCTACACAAATCAATATGAAATTGAAACGGTCACATTGGTTTAATACTGAAGTATGGGTTTAATACCGAAGTATATTGAGCTAAATAACCTTCTCACAGAGGTCATAAATCTCTATTGATGAATATACCCAAGTAACACAAGATGCTTGGGTATAGCCGTCTATCTTTATCACAGAATATCGCATTGTACTGTTATTTGAAGGTCATGCGAGGTAAAAACACCTCTGCCAACATACAACGAACAGAGCCACCACCGATGGATTCTATTGTCGATACATCAAAAGGTAACAGCTTTCCATATTGAGACAATTGTTCACGTTGGGCAGGTGTAAATGCACGATAAGCAGATTGGGACATGGCAATCACTTTATCATCTGTATTTGTCGTCAGTTGTAAGACATTGCCACAAAATTGGTTCATCTGTTCAATCGATATTGAGATAATGTCCCTGTCTTTTTTGATTGAGTCAATGATATAACCCCGTTCGTATTCAGGAATAACTTGATCACAAATGACGCAAAACCCCTCTCCCAATGCCATCATGACATTCGTGTGATACACAGGAGATCCAGAAGGTAAACAAGTTTGAAATGACAAGACGCTTTCATAGTTTATACGTCGAGCAAAGTCCACTAACACTCGACGATCACAACGCTGCGACAAGGCGGCATAAATGGTTTTATTGATATGATCACAAACCATCGCCCCCGTGCTCTCTAAGTAAGCATCATCTGATAGATATGAGAGCAAAGAGTCTTGCTGAGTTACCGCATAACCCGCGTTGCCAAAAGCGGTGATTAAAGCTTCTGGCCGAACTTCTTTGCGACGATTTTCGCAAGCCATCGGAAAAGTAAATAAAACGCCCTCAGGTGTGGTATTGAACCAATTATTGGGAAACACTGCATCCGGCGTAGGTAGCGTTGATAATGGATAATCGAATTCAATCACTTCTACTCCTGCTGAGCGAAGCTCTTCCACCATAATGGCAAACTCGTTCATCACTCGAAGCAAAATATCTTCCTTAGATAACCCTGTTGGATTTTGAAATTCATTATCTTGGGCAGTTTCAGGGTTAAAGCCAAATTCTTTGGGGGGCACCATTACCACACAGTTCGTCGTTTGAACCGATGATCGTTCAACATCTTTTGAATGACCAGGCTGTAGATTAAGAGCAGCTCCATGTTTCAGCATATTTTATTTCCCTTATTAAAGCAACGACCCAAATTGTAATGTTTTTGTTAATTTCTATTTTGCTTTTTTTTATATAAATTTAATCTTAATTCAGGAACATTTCGCGTAAAAGCCCTTATAAACGATAAATTTTTTCGAAGTTTAAATGATTTACATTATAGAAAAGCCCAAAACTCAATATGATAGTCCGCTTTAAACACACCAAGTGACAACAAAAAATAGATTACATCTTAATAACATTTAGTTAGACTATTTTGATATATACCCAAGTGACTTCAAGATGCTTGATTCAGAGCGAGGTCACTGAGTCGAATTCAAGGAAGACAACGAAGCGGAATAGCAGGCTCTTTCCAAGTTGTCTGATGCAAGAAGTCGGCTCAGTGACACGCTCCCAAAGGGCGAGCGACCTTAACTCTCAGACTTTGTTAACGATTCTCAATGTAGAACGACTATATCTTCGAATCGTTGCCGCGCCTGAGAGATAAGGTCATCTCGCTGAACACAGTATCTTGAGGTTACTTGGGTATATACCCAAGTAATCTCAATATGCTCCCGTTAAGCTCTACTTTTAGGATACGTTATGTTTAAGCGATTCGAAGGTTTTACCAAACCTTTCCCAGATCACGCGACCGAGCAGCCGCCATCGGGAATTTTTGCCTTTTTACGTCACTACACAAGAGGCTTCGAAAAACCATTGATTTTCATGTCAGTGATGTCAACCATTGTCGCCATTGTTGAAGTGTCTCTGTTCGGTGCTATGGGTCAACTTGTTGATTGGCTCTCGACCAGTAATCCCGAGACCTTTTTGCAAGAGAATAAATCCGAGCTGATTTTTTTTGCACTACTTTTACTGGTTGTGATGCCAATTCTGGTGGTGGTGTATTCCTTACTGATTCATCAAACATTACTGGGCAATTACCCGATGTCCGTTCGCTGGTTAGCACACCGCTATCTACTCAATCAAAGCCTGAATTTCTATCAAGATGATTTCGCAGGACGCGTAGCAACAAAGGTCATGCAAACTTCTCTCGCCGTCCGAGAAACCGTGATGAAAACCATGGATGTGTTTGTCTATGTTTCGGTTTATTTCACAAGCATCATTGTGATGCTCGCGGCTGCAGACTGGCGCTTAATGATCCCTATGCTGGTATGGCTGTTGGTTTACATTGCGATTCAAATCCATTTCGTACCAAAACTAAAAGATATCGCCTCAGAACAAGCCGATGCCCGCTCCACGATGACAGGTCGCCTGGTTGATAGCTACACCAATATTCAAACCGTTAAACTGTTTTCCCACAGTCAACGTGAAACCCGCTACGCCAAACAAGGAATGGAAGGGTTTTTAAATACGGTTTATCGACAAATGCGTTTAGTCACTGGCTTCGATGTTGCTGTGGAAATTTCTAATTATTTATTGGTATTTTCTGTTACCGCCCTATCCATTTATTTATGGTTAGATAGCGCCATTACCGTCGGGGCGATTGCGATTGCCGTTAGCTTGGCCTTGCGCATAAATGGTATGTCGATGTGGATCATGTGGGAAGTCGGTGCCTTGTTTGAAAACTTAGGTACGGTTGTAGATGGCATGAAAACGTTATCTAAGCCGATTGACATTCAAGATAAACCCGATGCCAAAGCACTTGAAGTCAAATCTGGTGGGATTGAGTTTGATAACGTCAGCTTTCACTACGGAGAAAAGAAAGGGGTGATTCATAATCTTAACCTCAATATCAAACCGGGTGAAAAAGTAGGGCTAGTTGGGCGTTCAGGTGCCGGTAAATCGACCTTGGTTAATTTGCTATTACGCTTCCACGATGTCGAACAAGGAAGGATTAAAATTGATGGACAAGACATCGCACAAGTCACGCAAGATTCACTTCGCGCCCAAATAGGCATGGTGACACAAGATACGTCGTTATTGCATCGCTCAATTCGCGACAACATCTTATATGGCAGACCTGATGCGACGGAATCCGAACTACGAAAAGCCACCAAACAGGCTCATGCCGATGAATTTATCGAAAGTTTGAGCGATCCTTTCGGTAACGTCGGTTATGATGCTCAGGTTGGCGAACGTGGCGTGAAGCTTTCAGGAGGACAGCGTCAGCGGATTGCAATTTCTAGAGTATTACTCAAGGACGCTCCATTACTTATTTTGGATGAAGCGACTTCGGCCCTTGATTCAGAAGTCGAGTCCGCCATCCAAGAAAGCTTAAATGAGCTAATGCAAGGTAAAACGGTGATTGCGATTGCTCACCGATTATCAACGATTGCACAAATGGATCGCCTCATTGTGCTCGATAAAGGCAACGTTGTCGAACAAGGCACTCATCAAGAGCTAGTGGCACAAAAAGGCATTTATGCACAGTTGTGGGCTCACCAGACAGGTGGCTTTATTGGTGAAGACGCGGATACTTAAGGTTTCACATCATCTCATGCATCAATGCTTCATCCTTGAACTAGGGGAAAGACACTTTCCCCTATCAAGTAAAAATGGTCAAACACAAGGATATAAACCGACTTGTTGCTTCAGACAACCGTTCCTCTCACACAAATAACAAAGAACCCACTATTCCGCTGCATTGTCTTCCTTGAATTCGACTCAGTGATATCGCTCTTAATCAGCAGCTTGAGGTCACTTGGTTATAGGTATAAAATTCTGTTTTCTGAATCACTCCTTTCAACTGTTATACAATCAAACATTATGAATAAAAGTTTGCTGACCAATCTCATTGCCTGCACATTAATGGGCATGGGGTATTATTTTCAAAATCACTCACTGTGGTATGCCGGACTATTCGCATTTTCAGGCGCAATCACCAACTGGCTAGCAATCCATATGCTGTTCGAAAAAGTGCCCGGATTGTATGGTTCTGGTGTGATCCCATCACGCTTTGAAGAATTTAAGCTAGCAATCAAGACGCTCATGATGGAACAGTTTTTTACTGAAGCAAATATTGATCGTTTCCTCAACCAAGAGATGTCTGGTAGCGTTAATATTAATCTCGCCCCTGTTATCGAGAAAGTGGATTTAAACCCGGCTTTTGATTCACTTGTCGAAGTCATTGAGGGCTCTCAGTTTGGCGGTATGCTCGCCATGCTAGGTGGTGCTGAAGCCCTACAGCCAATGCGCCAGCCTTTTATCGACAAAATGAAAGTTTCGATTGTCGAGTTAAGTAAAAGCGACAGCATCAAAGAAGCACTCAAAGAACAAATTGAATCACCAAGCATGATGAGTGAAATCAAGCAAAATGTTGAAAGTATTATCGATCAGCGCCTGAGCGACCTGACTCCTAGCCTCGTCAAAGAAATGGTACAAAAGATGATCAAAGAGCATTTAGGCTGGCTGGTTGTTTGGGGAGGTATCTTTGGTGGGGTGATTGGATTATTGACTACGTTTTTCAATATGTAATTATTGCTCAAACATTATCCTCAAACATCAGAAACAGCAATAGAGCGGCATCTTGTGTCGCTCTATTTTTATTGAATTTTTTCTCTATACCCAAGTGCCCCATCGTTAACCAGAGTATACGGCCTCTAAGGGACACGTAATAACTCTGGATTCACACCAAAGCCTGTTTTGTGCTCTTGAATCACAACTTCACTGCGTGTTTGAATCACGCCGGGTAGAGTCCCCAGCTTATTTGACATGAAATTCTGATACGCTTTTATGTTTGCCACACGCACTTTTATCATCGTGTCAAAATCTCCAGACAACGAGTAACATTCTTCAATTTCTGGCATTAACGCGACTGCTTTGGCGAACTTTTCAAAAATAGAAAAGCTGCTTTGATCAAGGCGAATATGGATGAAGACTTGCATATCTAGCCCAAGTTTTTCTCCATTCAGTTCGGCATGATAACCACTGATGTAGCCCTCTTTTTCGAGACGCTTTACTCGTTCAGAGCATGGCGATGTGGTGAGGTTTACCTGCTTCGCTAACTCCACAACAGGTATTCTGCCTTTATTGTATAAGACATCGAGTATCTGTAGGTCTATTCTGTCCAACTGATGACGCATTGGCCCTCCAAAATTAATAAAACCTTACAATAGCCAACCGCTAAATTGAGCACCTAAAATCACGCAAATGAGTGTTGACATAAAAAAACCCGCGACAGCCATTGCACATCGCGGGTTTTAGCTGATTGTCTAGCGGTTAGTCAAGCTCAACCAACTTTTGCTGGTACTGTTTGTGCTGCTCACTGACTGCACGAGAGGCACCGCCCGTTAGTTTGCTGACTGCGAAGATTGTCATTGCAGACAAGATGATTCCAGGGACGATTTCATAGACGTCAAACCAACCACCTGTTAGCTGTTTCCAGACCACAACGGTTACTCCACCCACCAAAATGCCGGCTAAAGCACCATTGCGGTTCATTCCACCCCAATATAGGCTCATTACCACAGCAGGACCAAATGCCGCTCCGAAACCAGCCCAAGCGTAGGAAACAAGATCTAATACTGAGCTGTCTGGTGTCATCGCAAGTGCCAGTGCAATCAAAGAAATCACAATCACCCCGATGCGTCCCACCATCACAACCTCTTCTGAGCTCGCGTTTGGTTTAAAGACTTGCTTATAAATATCTTCTGCCAGAGCCGAAGAAGAAACCAGTAACTGAGAATCAGCAGTACTCATGACAGCTGCAAGAATCGCAGCCAACAAGACACCGGCAATCACAGGGTGGAACACTGAGTTAACCAGCAACATGAAGATCTTTTCACCATCATCGATTTTCGGCCCATTGTGAGACGTCATCCATACTAGGCCAACAAGACCAACAAGCAATGCTCCAATCATCGAAATTGATGTCCATACAACGGCAATACGGCGCGCTGTCGTCAGATCTTTGTTTGAGCGAGAAGCTTTAAAACGCGCGAGAATATGCGGCTGGCCGAAATAACCAAGGCCCCAAGCAAGTAACGAAATAATCGCGACCGCAGATAAAGGCTCACCTTTAACATCATTCCATAAGGTCATGAGTTCTGGATTGATATTATGCAAGTCAGTCGTTAATTGACCGACACCACCTTCCATTACCGCAATTGGCACGATAAGGAGCGCTGCAGCCATCAACAACCCCTGAACCAAATCCGTCCAAGAAACAGCTAAGAAACCACCAAACAAAGTATAGGAAACGACACAAACAGTACCGATGATCACAGCAATTTTGTAATCTAGACCAAATACGGTTTCAAAAAGTTTTCCGCCTGCAACCAGACCTGAGCTGGTGTAAAAGAGGAAGAATAAGAGAATAAAGATCGCAGACAGCGCCTGAATGAGTTTGGATTTATCGTTAAAACGACGAGAAAGAAACTCAGGCAATGTTAAGGCATCGGTTTGAATACTGTAAGTACGCAAACGCTTAGCATTGATCAACCAGTTAGCCCATGTACCCAGTAACAAACCAGCCGCTAACCAGAATGCTTCAATACCGGCAGCATAAGCATAACCTGGCAGACCAAGTAATAACCAACCACTCATATCTGAGGCACCAGCAGAAAGAGCTGCAGGCCATGGACCAAGGCTACGACCACCCAAAAAGTAGTCCGATGAATTAACGGTTTTCTTATATGCGTAAATACCAATCCCTACCATAATCAGTAGGTAAGCCACAAAAGTGGATGTGATAGCAAAGCTGTTTTCTATCATTTGATAGTCCTCGTTATAATTATGTCCTTCCTTACCTGCTTTGATATTTTGCCCTCTCAGCAATACATCAAAGTAGCCATACCAACTTCGGCAGACTCTTCGGCCTGCTCTACGAAGTTGGTATAAAAGTTAGGGTTAGTGAGCGTCGCTCCCCATCTCAAGTAGGGTTGCATTACCACCCACTGCGGTAATATTAATCGTTCGCGTACGCTCAGTAATAAAGCGCAGCGATAGATGAGGATCATGAGCCAATGTTGATGACTCTAAATCCGTTTCAGACACTAAGCCAACGATCGCGCCGTTGCGCTTAGCTAATTGTAAATTCAGCGCATGCTCAATATTTGAGTGTCCAATATATCCGACACTGCGTACGTCACTGTCTAACAATGACGCTGACGCATCATAGGCGACAACTTGAACCAAGTTAGAAGGCAAATTCACAGAAGATAACGCCTGCTTAATCATTTTATTAAGTTCAGCGTTGTCACTACAAACAACCACACTATTTCCTGCAACAAGGGCACAGGTAATCATGGCAAAGGCACTGGATAACGTATTCGCTTGATTAACAAGGTTGCTTTCACAAATAATCAGTGCAACCCCACGTCCTGCCGCGTATAACTCGTTTGTTTCGCCTGTAGGACCAATCAGTTGATGTGTTTCTGCCAGCAATGAAGAAGCATGTTGTAAGTGATAAGAAACCACTTTTGCAACGCTATCATTTTGCGCTTCCAAAGCTGCTCTTAATGCTTTTAAATGGTCGTATTTATAATCAAAGCTGGTTAAATTCCACTGTTCCCAAGCAGAAAGTGCGTCTTTAAAATAAGCGATCTGATGAACCATATTACGACTCCTTATGCGTTGTCTGCTTGAGTAAGTGAATGCTGAGTAAATCGGTATAGATAATGCGGACCACCCGCCTTTGGTCCAGTACCGGATAAGCCTTGCCCACCAAACGGCTGAACACCAACAACGGCACCAACTTGATCTCGGTTAATGTAGCAGTTACCCACACGCACATGCTTCTCAATCCAGCGGTAAGTGGTTTCATTACGGCTATGGATCCCCATTGTCAGGCCAAAGCCAGTAGTATTGATCTGCTCGACTACGTTCGGTAACTCGTTCGCTTTAAAACGAACAATATGCAGAATCGGACCGAATTGCTCTTCTTTCAAGACATCAATGCTTGAGATCTCAAACGCACTCGGCGCCACAAAATCACCGTGCTCACATTCTGGCGCTAGAGATAATTGAGCCACTTTTGTTTGGGTTTTGCTCATCTGTTCAATGTGGGCCAATAATTTATTTTTAGCATTCGCATCAATAACAGGGCCCACATCGGTTTTATGTAGGTAAGGGATACCGACTTGCAGCTCACTCATCGCACCTTTGATGAGATGGATAATGCGATCCGCCACATCTTCTTGCACAAACAACACTCGAAGTGCAGAACAACGTTGCCCAGCAGATGCAAAAGCAGAGCGAATGACATCACGCACAACTTGCTCTGGCAGAGCGGTACTGTCGACGATCATGGCATTCTGACCACCGGTCTCTGCGATGAATGGCACAGGTTTGGCGTCACGCTCCGCTAACGTCACATTGATCCGCTGCGCAGTTGCGGTTGAACCTGTAAAAGCAACGCCCGCGATGGCATCATGCGATGTTAATGCATGACCAATTTCACCACCTCGTCCAGGCAAGAGTTGAATCACACCTGTAGGGAAGCCTGCGGCAAACATCAATTCAATCGCACGAGCCGCAATCAAACTGGTTTGTTCTGCTGGTTTGGCGACCACCGTATTCCCCGCAATAAGTGCCGCGGAAATTTGACCAAGGAAGATTGCCAAAGGGAAGTTCCATGGACTAATACAAACGAAAACGCCCAACCCCTCTCGGCTTGACAGACGTTTAACACCATCAAAACCTTCAAGTTCAACAGATTGTAGATTGCTAGCC
This window contains:
- a CDS encoding YdcF family protein gives rise to the protein MKKSVFAIALGSILSLSAAPHLFASQEPTAHSSVSYAQLVTKRQVVDQLLNDAVTAFKSPARISHAGFTAKMPSNMEIVTHRLLEAYQLEPYRTDLLISAANAEIYNKNVDRAIELFEQALTVAPDDVDLHAYLAVWQRFKGDKPKSQQHMATLTKLNPGKAADIEKMFATIDRVLATPLKEKPQTNKLDNKGAIVTLGYALNPDGSMHDILIARLQTTLEMAKAAPDAIIILTGGVPKNHKTEGKLMADWLIEHGVNKDRIIEENYATSTVGNALYSSYALARHGIKHATIISSASHVRRGQTLFEIASWQTGPQGITFDTVSYPDRPLHELQNASENELLGIYRDALRTYGMWSYRSYPLESR
- a CDS encoding MOSC domain-containing protein, translated to MSTLGHINAVLAGKALPYAHQSLSAINKKILSGRHYVSTLGLLQDEQGDPRFHGGLQKALHIYPSEHYAFWQQILGPLPVIKTVGAFGENLSSSGVTESTICLNDKIRIGSTLLEVSQGRMPCWKLNVRFDQHDMAKKLQDTLKTGWYFRVLEEGEIGVGDEIILCERLYPEWSIATIMRIVFEGSLDRQKLEQLLSLPLVDSWRKVVEQRLHSGQLEDWSPRLIGPTA
- a CDS encoding arginine deiminase-related protein, coding for MLKHGAALNLQPGHSKDVERSSVQTTNCVVMVPPKEFGFNPETAQDNEFQNPTGLSKEDILLRVMNEFAIMVEELRSAGVEVIEFDYPLSTLPTPDAVFPNNWFNTTPEGVLFTFPMACENRRKEVRPEALITAFGNAGYAVTQQDSLLSYLSDDAYLESTGAMVCDHINKTIYAALSQRCDRRVLVDFARRINYESVLSFQTCLPSGSPVYHTNVMMALGEGFCVICDQVIPEYERGYIIDSIKKDRDIISISIEQMNQFCGNVLQLTTNTDDKVIAMSQSAYRAFTPAQREQLSQYGKLLPFDVSTIESIGGGSVRCMLAEVFLPRMTFK
- a CDS encoding ABC transporter ATP-binding protein — its product is MFKRFEGFTKPFPDHATEQPPSGIFAFLRHYTRGFEKPLIFMSVMSTIVAIVEVSLFGAMGQLVDWLSTSNPETFLQENKSELIFFALLLLVVMPILVVVYSLLIHQTLLGNYPMSVRWLAHRYLLNQSLNFYQDDFAGRVATKVMQTSLAVRETVMKTMDVFVYVSVYFTSIIVMLAAADWRLMIPMLVWLLVYIAIQIHFVPKLKDIASEQADARSTMTGRLVDSYTNIQTVKLFSHSQRETRYAKQGMEGFLNTVYRQMRLVTGFDVAVEISNYLLVFSVTALSIYLWLDSAITVGAIAIAVSLALRINGMSMWIMWEVGALFENLGTVVDGMKTLSKPIDIQDKPDAKALEVKSGGIEFDNVSFHYGEKKGVIHNLNLNIKPGEKVGLVGRSGAGKSTLVNLLLRFHDVEQGRIKIDGQDIAQVTQDSLRAQIGMVTQDTSLLHRSIRDNILYGRPDATESELRKATKQAHADEFIESLSDPFGNVGYDAQVGERGVKLSGGQRQRIAISRVLLKDAPLLILDEATSALDSEVESAIQESLNELMQGKTVIAIAHRLSTIAQMDRLIVLDKGNVVEQGTHQELVAQKGIYAQLWAHQTGGFIGEDADT
- a CDS encoding Lrp/AsnC family transcriptional regulator; translation: MRHQLDRIDLQILDVLYNKGRIPVVELAKQVNLTTSPCSERVKRLEKEGYISGYHAELNGEKLGLDMQVFIHIRLDQSSFSIFEKFAKAVALMPEIEECYSLSGDFDTMIKVRVANIKAYQNFMSNKLGTLPGVIQTRSEVVIQEHKTGFGVNPELLRVP